A single region of the Glycine max cultivar Williams 82 chromosome 20, Glycine_max_v4.0, whole genome shotgun sequence genome encodes:
- the LOC100793406 gene encoding tubulin beta-1 chain → MREILHIQGGQCGNQIGAKFWEVVCAEHGIDSTGRYQGDNELQLERVNVYYNEASCGRFVPRAVLMDLEPGTMDSVRSGPYGQIFRPDNFVFGQSGAGNNWAKGHYTEGAELIDSVLDVVRKEAENCDCLQGFQVCHSLGGGTGSGMGTLLISKIREEYPDRMMLTFSVFPSPKVSDTVVEPYNATLSVHQLVENADECMVLDNEALYDICFRTLKLTTPSFGDLNHLISATMSGVTCCLRFPGQLNSDLRKLAVNLIPFPRLHFFMVGFAPLTSRGSQQYRALTVPELTQQMWDAKNMMCAADPRHGRYLTASAMFRGKMSTKEVDEQMINVQNKNSSYFVEWIPNNVKSTVCDIPPTGLKMASTFIGNSTSIQEMFRRVSEQFTAMFRRKAFLHWYTGEGMDEMEFTEAESNMNDLVSEYQQYQDATADDEGYEYEDEEEPQEDEA, encoded by the exons ATGCGTGAGATTCTTCACATACAGGGAGGGCAATGCGGAAACCAGATCGGAGCGAAGTTCTGGGAGGTGGTGTGCGCGGAGCACGGGATCGATTCCACGGGGAGGTACCAGGGGGACAACGAGTTGCAACTCGAGCGAGTCAACGTCTATTACAATGAAGCGAGTTGCGGAAGGTTCGTGCCGAGGGCGGTGCTCATGGATCTAGAGCCAGGGACCATGGACAGCGTCAGATCTGGTCCCTACGGTCAGATTTTCCGACCTGATAACTTCGTCTTCGGCCAGTCCGGCGCCGGAAACAACTGGGCCAAAGGTCACTACACCGAAGGCGCTGAGTTGATTGACTCTGTTCTCGATGTTGTCAGGAAGGAGGCAGAAAACTGTGACTGCCTTCAAG GGTTTCAGGTTTgccactctcttggtggtggaACTGGTTCTGGAATGGGAACACTGTTGATCTCGAAGATCAGGGAAGAATACCCTGACCGAATGATGCTTACATTCTCTGTGTTCCCATCCCCTAAGGTTTCTGACACAGTTGTTGAGCCTTACAACGCAACATTATCAGTGCACCAGCTCGTTGAAAATGCAGATGAATGCATGGTTTTGGATAACGAAGCTCTCTATGACATATGCTTCCGCACCCTTAAGCTCACCACCCCAAGCT TTGGAGATCTGAACCATCTAATTTCAGCCACCATGAGTGGTGTGACATGTTGTCTTCGATTCCCTGGTCAACTCAACTCAGATCTTCGCAAACTCGCCGTGAATCTCATTCCCTTCCCTCGTCTGCACTTCTTCATGGTGGGATTTGCCCCACTCACTTCCCGCGGTTCCCAACAGTACAGGGCTCTCACTGTCCCTGAATTGACCCAACAAATGTGGGATGCTAAGAACATGATGTGTGCAGCTGATCCTCGCCACGGTCGTTACTTGACAGCTTCTGCGATGTTCCGTGGAAAGATGAGCACAAAGGAGGTTGATGAACAGATGATCAATGTTCAGAACAAGAACTCATCGTACTTCGTGGAATGGATCCCCAACAATGTGAAATCCACTGTCTGTGACATCCCTCCAACTGGGTTGAAAATGGCATCAACCTTCATTGGCAATTCTACCTCTATTCAAGAAATGTTCAGGAGGGTGAGCGAGCAATTCACGGCTATGTTCCGCAGAAAGGCCTTCTTGCATTGGTATACTGGAGAAGGTATGGATGAAATGGAGTTCACTGAAGCTGAGAGCAACATGAATGACCTTGTGTCTGAGTACCAGCAATACCAAGATGCAACTGCTGATGACGAGGGCTATGAGTATGAAGATGAGGAAGAACCTCAGGAAGATGAGGCTTAA
- the LOC121174299 gene encoding uncharacterized protein, protein MASPGPVFSFSGTPTITAAKLNWKNYPSWSASVELWFLGQGHHDHLEKASDSVSSDKRAEWEKLDYQLCAVLGQSVEPDILDILRSFKTCRSFWKKAQEIFANDIQSLFDATMKVTALKQTSHDMIAHVGKARAAVEELRKFLVADSLEEVNRKLDKFYMVLILRSLHSDFDHVRDQVLAGDQIPSMDSLITRLLRVPHLSKDENPTDSVETSAMVASRGRGGGRNSRGGRNGRGGRPHCTYCKRMGHTQENCYSLHGFPDKVAQVSRSEKAESKFSDEEYQEYLKLKSERPSNQAQSSSVPCFSTACISQSIEGPSPWILDSGASDHISGTWDGATDWRRT, encoded by the exons ATGGCTTCCCCTGGACCTGTTTTCTCCTTCTCCGGGACTCCAACCATCACAGCTGCTAAACTCAATTGGAAAAATTACCCCTCATGGTCTGCTTCCGTAGAACTTTGGTTTCTTGGTCAAGGACACCATGACCACTTGGAGAAAGCTTCCGATTCTGTTTCAAGTGACAAAAGAGCCGAATGGGAGAAGCTTGATTATCAACTGTGTGCTGTGTTAGGGCAATCAGTTGAGCCGGATATTTTGGATATCCTTAGATCATTTAAAACGTGTCGTTCCTTTTGGAAGAAGGCTCAAGAAATTTTTGCCAATGATATTCAGAGCTTATTTGATGCAACCATGAAGGTTACAGCCCTTAAGCAAACCAGCCATGACATGATTGCTCATGTGGGTAAGGCTCGGGCTGCCGTGGAAGAGCTGAGAAAGTTTCTTGTGGCTGATTCATTAGAAGAAGTGAACAGGAAACTGGACAAGTTTTACATGGTTCTTATCCTGAGAAGCTTACACTCAGACTTTGATCATGTTCGTGATCAAGTACTCGCTGGGGATCAGATTCCATCCATGGATTCTCTCATCACTAGGCTTCTCCGTGTGCCTCACTTATCGAAGGATGAAAATCCTACTGATAGTGTGGAGACGTCAGCAATGGTTGCATCACGTGGTAGAGGAGGCGGTCGCAACAGCAGAGGAGGCCGCAATGGAAGGGGTGGACGTCCTCATTGCACCTACTGCAAGAGGATGGGTCACACCCAAGAGAATTGTTATTCGTTGCATGGGTTTCCTGACAAGGTTGCACAGGTTTCTAGATCAGAGAAAGCAGAGTCTAAGTTCTCAGATGAGGAGTATCAGGAGTATTTGAAGCTCAAATCTGAGAGACCCAGCAACCAAGCTCAATCCTCATCTGTACCATGTTTTTCAACAGCTTGTATCTCTCAATCAATTGAAGGTCCTAGTCCTTGGATACTCGACTCAGGTGCCTCTGACCATATTTCTG GAACATGGGACGGGGCGACTGATTGGAGAAGGACATGA
- the LOC100783685 gene encoding oxalate--CoA ligase — MVVCNFCVLPYYIRSPTYENSPRSRKAFPLLASFINLMLSRFQCRSQQITMQQAPTTLTGLLHRVAGIFPSRRAVSVSGKFDLTHSRLHHLVELAASRLLSAGIKPGDVVALTFPNTVEFIITFLAVIRARATAAPLNAAYTAEEFEFYLSDSDSKLLLTSKEGNEPAQAAASKLNIPHATAWLAEAEELSLSLSSTESAIDSVSEIANDASDVALFLHTSGTTSRPKGVPLTQHNLASSVENIKSVYRLTESDSTVIVLPLFHVHGLLAALLSSLAAGAAVVLPEAGRFSASTFWSDMARYDATWYTAVPTVHQIVLERHLKNAEPVYPKLRFIRSCSASLAPAILERLEEAFGAPVLEAYAMTEASHLMSSNPLPEDGPHRAGSVGKPVGQEMVILNENGEIQKNEVKGEVCIRGPNVTKGYKNNPDANDSAFQFGWFHTGDIGFFDSDGYLHLVGRIKELINRGGEKISPIEVDAVLLSHPDIAQAVAFGVPDDKYGEEINCAIIPKEGSNIDEAEVQRFSKKNLAAFKVPKKVFFTDSLPKTATGKILRRLVAEHFVSQT, encoded by the exons ATGGTAGTTTGCAATTTCTGTGTACTACCATACTATATTCGGTCTCCCACGTATGAGAACTCGCCACGTTCACGAAAAGCATTCCCTCTTTTGGCGTCCTTTATAAATCTCATGCTCTCACGTTTCCAATGCCGATCACAACAAATCACAATGCAGCAAGCTCCAACCACACTCACCGGATTGCTCCATCGCGTCGCCGGAATATTCCCCTCCCGCCGCGCCGTCTCCGTCTCCGGCAAGTTCGACCTCACGCACTCCCGTCTCCACCACCTCGTCGAACTCGCCGCCTCGCGCCTCCTCTCCGCCGGCATCAAACCCGGCGATGTCGTCGCCCTCACCTTCCCCAACACCGTCGAG tttATAATAACGTTCTTGGCCGTTATTCGAGCGCGAGCCACGGCGGCGCCATTGAACGCGGCTTACACCGCCGAGGAGTTCGAGTTTTATCTATCTGACTCAGATTCAAAGCTGTTACTAACCTCAAAAGAAGGAAACGAGCCGGCTCAAGCCGCGGCTTCCAAGCTTAACATTCCGCACGCAACGGCATGGCTCGCGGAAGCCGAGGAGCTGAGTCTCTCTCTGAGTTCCACCGAGTCAGCAATCGACTCGGTCTCCGAAATCGCCAACGACGCTTCCGACGTGGCACTGTTCCTTCACACTTCCGGCACCACGAGCCGCCCCAAGGGCGTGCCGTTGACGCAGCACAATTTGGCCTCTTCCGTGGAGAACATCAAGTCCGTGTACAGACTCACTGAGTCTGACTCGACCGTGATCGTTCTCCCGTTGTTCCACGTGCACGGCCTGCTCGCGGCGCTGCTCAGTTCGCTAGCCGCCGGAGCCGCCGTGGTTCTTCCGGAGGCGGGGAGGTTCTCCGCCTCCACGTTCTGGAGCGACATGGCGAGGTACGACGCCACGTGGTACACCGCGGTTCCCACCGTGCACCAGATCGTGCTGGAGCGTCACTTAAAAAACGCGGAACCGGTTTACCCGAAGCTCCGGTTTATCCGGAGCTGTAGCGCGTCGCTTGCACCGGCAATATTGGAACGGTTGGAGGAGGCGTTCGGTGCACCGGTTTTGGAGGCGTATGCGATGACGGAAGCCTCGCATTTGATGTCGTCGAATCCGTTGCCCGAAGATGGGCCTCACCGAGCCGGGTCGGTTGGAAAGCCCGTGGGCCAGGAAATGGTGATATTAAACGAGAATGGTGAGATTCAAAAGAATGAGGTGAAAGGTGAGGTTTGTATTAGAGGACCTAACGTGACCAAAGGGTATAAAAACAACCCTGATGCGAATGATTCTGCGTTTCAATTCGGGTGGTTCCACACTGGTGATATCGGGTTTTTTGATTCGGATGGGTATTTGCACCTTGTTGGTCGCATCAAGGAGCTTATTAACCGTGGAg ggGAGAAAATATCACCAATAGAGGTTGATGCTGTCCTTCTATCTCATCCAGACATTGCTCAGGCAGTTGCATTCGGAGTACCAGATGACAAATATGGCGAAGAG ATAAATTGTGCAATCATCCCAAAAGAAGGATCAAACATTGATGAGGCAGAGGTGCAGAGATTTAGCAAGAAGAACCTTGCAGCCTTCAAAGTCCCTAAAAAGGTCTTCTTCACTGATTCTTTGCCCAAGACTGCAACTGGCAAGATTCTAAGGCGTCTTGTAGCAGAACACTTTGTTTCTCAAACTTGA